The following are from one region of the Hymenobacter sp. YIM 151858-1 genome:
- a CDS encoding cytochrome c oxidase subunit 3, with protein sequence MNSDKERKDKVGAGRPAPAFARIEKVPPLVMLLYLSLVGITVLFGILVVLYLQTRANNGSVGSVHPFPRWFSLSTVVLVVSSYVLSQAQRLYRADDVPGLTRCLGATLILGGIFAGLQILGWRELDQQGIFFTGEPSGTYVYLISALHVVHLLGGMLFLLVLLVRTVYAARDGVRTLVFIRNPYRRLQLRLLNIYWHFIDGLWVALFMMFLFLF encoded by the coding sequence ATGAATTCAGACAAGGAACGTAAGGATAAAGTGGGAGCGGGGCGGCCGGCGCCGGCCTTCGCGCGCATCGAGAAAGTGCCGCCGCTGGTGATGCTGCTGTACCTGAGCCTGGTGGGCATAACGGTGCTGTTTGGCATTTTGGTGGTGCTGTACCTGCAAACCCGCGCCAACAACGGCTCGGTGGGCAGCGTGCACCCGTTTCCTAGGTGGTTTTCGCTGAGCACGGTGGTGCTGGTGGTCAGCAGCTACGTGCTCAGCCAGGCCCAGCGCCTCTACCGCGCCGACGACGTGCCGGGCCTTACGCGCTGTCTTGGCGCAACGCTGATACTGGGCGGCATCTTTGCCGGGCTGCAGATACTCGGCTGGCGCGAGCTGGATCAGCAGGGCATCTTCTTTACGGGCGAGCCATCGGGCACCTACGTATACCTGATTTCGGCCCTGCACGTGGTGCACCTGCTCGGGGGTATGCTGTTTTTGCTGGTGCTGCTGGTGCGCACCGTGTACGCCGCCCGCGACGGCGTGCGCACCCTCGTGTTCATCCGCAACCCGTACCGCCGCCTGCAGCTCCGGCTGCTCAACATTTACTGGCACTTCATCGACGGGCTTTGGGTGGCCCTGTTCATGATGTTTCTGTTCCTGTTTTAA
- a CDS encoding gliding motility-associated C-terminal domain-containing protein, translating to MILYRYFLLLLLLLLLVPRARATHIVGGELDLQYQSGSMYRLTLTLYFDAINGSTGALDNDATAGIFERGSNRRVRDVTLPLVGNTFVPYTNVACTIGSLSTRRLVYSSLIEMTPAQYGAASGYYVAVERCCRNGVINNIALPGDAGQTYYLEFPAVVRNGQAFRNSSPRIFPPLSDYACINELFYFDFGGQDADGDSLVYEMATPLNGHANTLIPRPEQAQPAPYREITWLPGLSVNNQMPGAPTLSVGRTTGRLTVRPTRQGLFVFAVKCSEYRRGLKIGEVRRDFQLLVINCPRNQTPQLVVRPPGTPRGTYREGRDTLRLRAGQNRCLRFNFTDVDPASALQLELRAINFPQNLVPAPTLRQGTVRAPGQPDTLTSEICFPECFSSGGKVFLLDVIVADNGCSLPRRDTVRVAFTADAPPNQLPTVAWVGAAPPLPVQAKVGDLLEFEILGLDADLDAVTLELTGRGFTPAQVGAQLVAVSNAPGRSVARFRWQVDCRAVERGLHEFQIIAAANPCQQRQASAPLLLPVQVNYRNAAPRLATTFPPASPSPADPPVVIRMRLGGVYEATLDGTDPDLDGLTLTAAGTNFELAAMGMSMSSSGSPGSATGKFRWQASCAGVNQEPLEVTFTLADNTCRPVPQQRVVRFEVERPTAPEFLPPNVFTPNNDGRNDYFELPTLPPDFCEQRFASVTVFSRWGNKVYRSADRTFRWNGKGVPEGVYYYLVEYTDGRAFKGTVTVIP from the coding sequence ATGATCCTGTACCGCTACTTCCTGCTCCTGTTGCTGCTGTTGTTGCTCGTACCTAGGGCCCGGGCCACGCACATTGTGGGCGGCGAGCTGGATTTGCAGTACCAGTCGGGCTCCATGTACCGCCTCACGCTCACGCTGTATTTCGATGCCATCAACGGCAGCACCGGCGCCCTCGACAACGATGCCACGGCCGGCATTTTTGAGCGCGGCAGCAACCGGCGCGTGCGCGACGTTACGCTGCCGCTGGTGGGCAACACTTTTGTGCCCTACACCAACGTGGCCTGCACCATCGGCTCGCTGAGCACGCGCCGGCTGGTGTATTCGAGCCTGATTGAGATGACCCCGGCCCAGTACGGCGCCGCCAGCGGCTACTACGTGGCCGTGGAGCGCTGCTGCCGCAACGGCGTCATCAACAACATAGCGCTGCCCGGCGACGCCGGCCAGACCTACTACCTCGAGTTTCCGGCGGTGGTGCGCAACGGGCAGGCCTTCCGCAACTCCTCGCCCCGCATCTTTCCGCCCCTGAGCGACTACGCCTGCATCAACGAGCTGTTTTACTTTGATTTCGGCGGGCAGGACGCCGACGGCGACTCGCTGGTGTACGAAATGGCCACCCCCCTGAATGGCCACGCCAACACCCTGATACCGCGCCCGGAGCAGGCCCAGCCCGCGCCCTACCGCGAAATAACCTGGCTGCCCGGCCTGAGCGTGAACAACCAAATGCCCGGCGCGCCCACGCTCTCGGTGGGCCGCACCACCGGCCGCCTCACCGTGCGGCCCACGCGGCAGGGGCTGTTTGTGTTTGCCGTGAAGTGCTCGGAGTACCGCCGGGGCCTGAAGATCGGCGAGGTGCGCCGCGACTTTCAGCTGCTGGTTATCAACTGCCCGCGCAACCAAACGCCGCAGCTGGTGGTGCGCCCGCCCGGCACCCCCCGCGGCACCTACCGCGAAGGCCGCGACACGCTGCGGCTGCGGGCAGGGCAAAACCGCTGCCTTCGCTTTAATTTTACCGACGTGGACCCCGCTTCGGCGCTGCAGCTGGAGCTTCGCGCCATCAACTTCCCGCAAAACCTGGTGCCCGCCCCCACGCTGCGGCAGGGCACGGTGCGCGCCCCGGGCCAGCCCGATACGCTCACGTCCGAAATCTGCTTTCCGGAGTGCTTCAGCAGCGGCGGCAAGGTGTTTCTGCTCGATGTGATTGTGGCCGACAACGGCTGCAGCCTGCCCCGGCGCGATACCGTGCGCGTGGCTTTCACGGCCGACGCCCCGCCCAACCAGCTGCCCACGGTAGCGTGGGTAGGCGCCGCCCCGCCGCTGCCGGTGCAGGCCAAAGTGGGCGACCTGCTGGAGTTTGAGATTCTGGGGCTGGATGCCGACCTGGATGCCGTAACGCTGGAGCTTACCGGCCGCGGCTTTACGCCCGCGCAGGTTGGGGCGCAGCTGGTGGCCGTAAGCAACGCCCCCGGGCGCAGCGTGGCCCGGTTTAGGTGGCAGGTTGATTGCCGCGCCGTGGAGCGCGGCTTGCACGAGTTTCAGATAATAGCGGCGGCCAACCCCTGCCAGCAACGGCAAGCCAGCGCGCCGCTGCTGCTGCCGGTGCAGGTAAACTACCGCAACGCGGCGCCCCGGCTGGCCACTACCTTCCCGCCGGCTTCGCCCAGCCCCGCCGACCCGCCCGTGGTGATACGCATGCGCCTAGGTGGTGTGTACGAGGCCACCCTCGACGGCACCGACCCTGACCTCGACGGCCTTACGCTCACGGCCGCGGGCACCAACTTCGAGCTAGCGGCCATGGGCATGTCGATGAGCAGCAGCGGCTCGCCGGGCTCGGCTACGGGCAAGTTCAGGTGGCAGGCCTCGTGCGCCGGAGTAAACCAGGAGCCACTGGAGGTAACCTTTACCCTCGCCGACAATACCTGCCGCCCGGTGCCGCAGCAGCGGGTGGTGCGCTTTGAGGTGGAGCGCCCCACCGCGCCCGAGTTTTTGCCGCCCAACGTGTTCACGCCCAACAACGACGGCCGCAACGACTACTTCGAGCTGCCCACCCTGCCCCCCGATTTCTGCGAGCAGCGCTTTGCCTCCGTCACGGTGTTCAGCCGCTGGGGCAACAAAGTATACCGCTCCGCCGACCGCACGTTCCGCTGGAACGGCAAAGGCGTACCCGAGGGCGTGTACTATTACCTGGTGGAGTACACCGATGGGCGCGCTTTCAAAGGCACCGTTACGGTTATTCCCTAG